The following coding sequences are from one Leptolyngbya sp. NIES-3755 window:
- a CDS encoding hypothetical protein (similar to AA sequence:cyanobase_aa:LBDG_41820), with protein MQHLRLSWEERVESLKAGVLSAASVMLVFPLTALFNDFLASRYASPVMNYWISGAIAIFAGFLFGVTYRYIIREDQNSHLKSGAVLAFGLVRGLAHVEMSIAAQSDWVPIVSYAIESILLFTVARLVLDGGMMLGKIQRFKG; from the coding sequence ATGCAGCACCTGAGATTAAGTTGGGAAGAACGAGTCGAATCGCTGAAGGCAGGTGTGCTCTCGGCTGCTTCTGTGATGCTGGTTTTTCCGTTGACAGCATTGTTTAATGATTTTTTGGCAAGTCGATACGCTAGTCCAGTGATGAACTATTGGATCAGTGGCGCGATCGCAATTTTCGCAGGGTTTTTATTTGGTGTGACTTATCGATACATCATTCGCGAAGACCAAAATTCACATCTGAAATCGGGTGCAGTTCTGGCATTCGGATTAGTGCGGGGATTGGCTCACGTGGAAATGAGCATCGCCGCTCAGAGTGATTGGGTTCCGATCGTGAGTTATGCGATCGAGAGCATTCTTCTCTTTACAGTTGCCCGATTAGTGCTCGATGGCGGAATGATGCTGGGTAAGATTCAACGATTTAAGGGTTGA
- a CDS encoding hypothetical protein (similar to AA sequence:cyanobase_aa:MAE42900) — MKWRVILEPDLETGDWAVWCPELPGCTSAGETEEEAIENIQEAIALYIEPAPVSLLPGELFERSGSDEAYSSYEWKTE, encoded by the coding sequence ATGAAGTGGCGAGTCATTCTTGAGCCTGATCTAGAAACTGGAGACTGGGCAGTTTGGTGTCCAGAATTACCAGGCTGTACTTCGGCTGGAGAAACCGAAGAAGAAGCGATCGAAAATATTCAAGAAGCGATCGCGCTTTATATTGAACCTGCGCCAGTCTCTCTACTTCCAGGGGAATTATTCGAGAGGTCAGGGTCGGATGAGGCGTATTCGTCGTATGAATGGAAGACAGAATAG
- a CDS encoding hypothetical protein (hypothetical protein MicvaDRAFT_3500;~similar to AA sequence:cyanobase_aa:LBDG_04940) gives MKGLIWGLIWLLSFWCASPVWAGALSDRVSTFPDWHNKPPVDRATSDLIYPSWIAGTWRVKSTLIDLVAPLAPDLVTPGFESNRDYVNQPIEFNVRFADQSNGVIADRAFNGLNIARAYLGDRAVLSVKVDPNSPNKQITLLKGDRILTSTITGRATETPALNQFITSEIFQQVFRGSAQPYLNQVETTTAYNYSSNQITADQITAIYLSPQDPDYFKAGNTPVALYRYRLEFSPLSE, from the coding sequence ATGAAAGGATTAATTTGGGGTTTGATTTGGCTTTTAAGTTTTTGGTGTGCGAGTCCGGTTTGGGCGGGTGCATTGTCCGATCGCGTTTCTACATTCCCGGATTGGCACAATAAACCGCCCGTTGATCGAGCCACAAGCGATCTAATCTATCCCAGTTGGATCGCTGGAACTTGGCGCGTCAAAAGCACTTTAATCGATCTTGTGGCTCCCTTGGCTCCCGATCTGGTCACACCTGGATTCGAGAGCAATCGCGACTATGTGAATCAGCCGATCGAGTTCAATGTCCGATTCGCAGATCAATCAAACGGTGTGATTGCCGATCGCGCTTTTAACGGCTTGAATATTGCCCGCGCTTATTTAGGCGATCGTGCTGTTCTCTCTGTCAAAGTTGATCCGAATTCTCCGAATAAACAAATTACTTTATTAAAAGGCGATCGTATTCTCACCTCTACAATTACCGGAAGAGCAACAGAAACTCCTGCTCTAAATCAATTCATTACCAGCGAAATTTTCCAGCAAGTTTTTCGCGGCTCAGCGCAACCTTATCTCAATCAAGTTGAAACAACAACTGCGTATAACTACTCATCAAATCAAATCACCGCAGATCAAATTACTGCAATCTATCTTTCGCCTCAAGATCCCGACTATTTCAAAGCAGGAAATACGCCTGTTGCCTTATATCGATATCGCTTAGAATTCTCACCATTGAGTGAGTAA
- a CDS encoding hypothetical protein (hypothetical protein LYNGBM3L_46820;~similar to AA sequence:cyanobase_aa:LBDG_41800) yields MNQNQLYNLQLGLNGFGRLLTIVGFALLLSAVGLGWLVKSFFFVLALLIILPIVGIFVFQWWVRKNIVQAACPVCGAELTGFNQAQVQCSNCGEPLQAEKGKFKRMTPSGTIDVEAVEVAAQVVDD; encoded by the coding sequence GTGAATCAGAATCAACTTTATAACTTACAACTAGGGCTGAATGGATTTGGAAGATTACTCACGATCGTAGGATTTGCACTTCTATTGAGCGCAGTGGGTCTAGGCTGGTTGGTGAAATCGTTTTTCTTTGTGTTAGCGCTCCTGATCATTTTGCCGATCGTTGGGATATTCGTGTTCCAATGGTGGGTGAGGAAAAATATAGTGCAGGCGGCTTGTCCGGTGTGTGGTGCAGAGTTGACCGGATTTAATCAAGCTCAGGTGCAATGCTCGAACTGTGGTGAACCGCTGCAAGCTGAGAAAGGTAAGTTTAAGCGGATGACACCTTCAGGCACGATCGATGTTGAAGCGGTGGAAGTGGCAGCACAAGTTGTCGATGATTAA
- a CDS encoding hypothetical protein (similar to AA sequence:cyanobase_aa:LBDG_04930) codes for MSAVEPNAAASLILETLKLLVLNHQLFFNFIFEPTRIFDMSMNHYCEQWIADWCQTNGWTDWFKERSSYWAFPPNSVMPVPIPSSVLLSIKAEKGLSNQERLWSLGAIAGTVLAAAWGYAAASPMPLMLAFVGCAIVFAQLDSEEA; via the coding sequence GTGAGTGCTGTTGAGCCAAATGCGGCTGCCTCACTGATTTTAGAAACACTGAAGTTGTTGGTTTTGAATCATCAACTTTTTTTCAACTTCATTTTTGAACCCACTCGAATTTTTGACATGAGTATGAATCACTATTGCGAACAATGGATTGCGGATTGGTGTCAGACCAACGGTTGGACAGATTGGTTCAAAGAACGATCGAGCTACTGGGCATTCCCTCCCAATTCCGTCATGCCTGTGCCGATTCCGTCTTCAGTTTTACTCTCAATCAAAGCAGAAAAAGGATTGAGCAATCAGGAACGTCTTTGGAGTCTAGGCGCGATCGCTGGAACGGTTCTTGCCGCTGCTTGGGGCTATGCCGCTGCGTCTCCGATGCCCTTGATGTTGGCGTTTGTCGGTTGTGCGATCGTCTTTGCTCAATTAGATTCTGAAGAAGCTTAG
- a CDS encoding ABC transporter related protein (similar to AA sequence:cyanobase_aa:LBDG_00550), which produces MSTITVDRLTKIYPVAVKEAGFKGTVTHFFKRTYRQVKAVQDVSFQIEPGEVVGFLGANGAGKTTTLKMLTGLIYPSSGKVTVAGQIPFERRSNFLRKITLVMGQKQQLIWDLPAADSFKINAAVYGISDRTLQTRVGELSEMLSLEGKLNQPVRKLSLGERMKAELLAALLHEPQVLFLDEPTLGLDVNAQVAVREFLKEYNDRFNATVLLTSHYMADITALCERVLMIHQGQLIYDGSLDGLVDRFSPCREIKVEFNRTYTDSELAAYGQVQEVDKQSARFLVQQEDLTQAIAKILAELQVSDLSVTDPPIEEVIGRVFQAGAVT; this is translated from the coding sequence ATGTCTACCATCACCGTCGATCGACTTACTAAAATTTATCCTGTCGCTGTCAAAGAAGCAGGCTTTAAAGGCACTGTGACGCACTTCTTTAAGCGGACTTACCGACAAGTGAAAGCGGTGCAGGATGTCTCGTTTCAGATTGAACCGGGTGAAGTCGTAGGATTTTTGGGCGCGAATGGAGCGGGGAAAACGACGACGCTGAAAATGCTCACTGGATTGATTTATCCGTCTTCGGGAAAGGTCACGGTTGCGGGGCAAATTCCGTTTGAACGCCGATCGAACTTTTTAAGAAAAATCACGCTCGTGATGGGGCAAAAACAACAATTAATTTGGGATCTTCCAGCAGCAGACTCGTTCAAGATTAATGCTGCCGTTTATGGAATTAGCGATCGTACTCTCCAAACTCGTGTAGGTGAACTCTCCGAAATGCTCTCACTTGAAGGCAAACTAAATCAGCCTGTTCGCAAACTCTCATTGGGTGAACGGATGAAAGCTGAGTTATTAGCTGCATTGCTACATGAGCCACAGGTGTTGTTTTTAGATGAGCCAACTTTGGGACTTGATGTGAATGCTCAGGTGGCAGTGCGTGAATTTTTGAAAGAGTACAACGATCGATTTAACGCGACAGTTCTCTTAACCAGTCACTACATGGCAGACATTACAGCTTTGTGTGAACGGGTTTTGATGATCCACCAAGGTCAACTTATTTATGATGGTAGTCTTGATGGCTTGGTGGATCGCTTCTCTCCGTGTCGTGAAATCAAAGTTGAATTTAATCGGACTTACACAGATTCAGAGTTAGCGGCTTATGGACAAGTTCAAGAAGTCGATAAGCAGTCAGCACGATTCTTAGTGCAACAGGAAGATTTGACACAAGCGATCGCGAAAATTCTCGCTGAGTTACAAGTCTCAGATTTATCGGTCACTGATCCCCCGATCGAAGAAGTAATCGGGCGGGTTTTTCAAGCCGGTGCAGTCACCTAA
- a CDS encoding NAD dependent epimerase/dehydratase family protein (similar to AA sequence:cyanobase_aa:LBDG_41810): protein MLESLTNPNLQTILVAGASRGVGREIARLLQPHFTVIALLRSDAAVTELEAMGVQTVMGDAMESEQLEAAFQGQIDAVISTIGGLPAEGRRADFEGNRNLIDAALKANVKKFVLVTSIGAGESVVALPPGALEALGAVLKEKEKAEQHLIESGLTYTIVRPGGLKSEPATGTGTLTEDPKIAGSINRADVAELVCRCLVSDRADQKILSALDRAQLFTPTEIAEFNP from the coding sequence ATGCTGGAAAGTTTAACCAATCCAAACCTTCAGACGATTTTAGTAGCTGGAGCCAGTCGCGGTGTCGGTCGCGAAATTGCTCGATTGTTACAACCGCATTTCACCGTGATTGCTTTATTACGCTCTGATGCTGCGGTGACTGAACTCGAAGCAATGGGCGTTCAAACTGTGATGGGTGATGCGATGGAATCTGAACAGCTTGAAGCGGCGTTTCAGGGTCAAATCGATGCGGTAATTAGTACGATCGGTGGATTACCCGCTGAAGGAAGACGCGCCGATTTCGAGGGCAATCGTAATTTGATCGATGCAGCACTTAAAGCGAATGTGAAAAAGTTCGTGTTGGTGACTTCGATCGGTGCAGGTGAAAGTGTTGTTGCTTTACCGCCTGGTGCTTTGGAAGCTTTAGGAGCGGTTCTGAAAGAGAAGGAAAAAGCAGAACAGCATTTAATCGAAAGTGGTCTGACTTATACGATCGTGCGTCCCGGTGGGTTGAAATCCGAACCTGCAACCGGAACTGGAACTCTCACAGAAGATCCGAAAATTGCTGGTTCAATTAATCGAGCGGATGTAGCTGAACTTGTCTGTCGATGTTTAGTCAGCGATCGAGCAGATCAAAAGATCCTTTCTGCACTCGATCGCGCCCAATTATTCACGCCAACCGAGATCGCAGAATTCAACCCTTAA
- a CDS encoding ammonium transporter (similar to AA sequence:cyanobase_aa:LBDG_41840) → MVLKASLKHKAQVRRKKPALLKSWEALVRTVSQLTPSWQMSIPLTVAIVGLWSYAAVAQTPPTVESVATATADLKVGLDTMWVMIAGFLVFFMNAGFCMLETGMCRQKNAVNVLAKNLIVFALSTIAFWSIGFGLMFTDGNGWIGTSGGFFLTGADNSPATADAYQGVFSALNWAGVPLAAKFFFQLVFAGTAATIVSGAVAERIKFVDFLIFSLLLVGVAYPITGHWIWGGGWLYKFGFYDFAGSTVVHAVGGWAALMGAAFLGPRIGKYNSDKSANAIPPHNMSIATLGALILWLGWFGFNPGSTMSVGNGSLISHIALTTNTGGAFGAIAATIVAWALLGKPDLSMTINGLLAGLVAVTAPCAFITVPSAAIIGAIGGILVVFAVGFFDKLNIDDPVGAIAVHLVNGIWGTLALGLFAVGPSDQPGALYAAGPLAGLFAGGGFNQLWIQFVGTITVGGFTVLISSIFWVILKSTLGIRVTAEEEIEGLDIGEHGMEAYAGFAKESSFGASSNYPSSASEATKYQ, encoded by the coding sequence ATGGTGTTGAAAGCATCGTTGAAGCATAAAGCGCAAGTCCGCAGGAAGAAACCTGCATTATTGAAATCTTGGGAAGCCCTGGTTCGTACCGTGAGCCAGTTGACTCCAAGTTGGCAAATGTCAATTCCATTAACAGTCGCGATCGTGGGTCTCTGGAGCTACGCGGCTGTTGCCCAAACCCCTCCCACCGTTGAAAGTGTTGCCACTGCAACCGCAGATCTGAAAGTGGGTCTGGATACGATGTGGGTGATGATCGCAGGCTTCCTAGTGTTCTTCATGAACGCAGGCTTTTGTATGCTTGAAACCGGGATGTGCCGCCAGAAAAACGCGGTCAACGTCTTGGCGAAAAACCTAATTGTATTCGCGCTTTCGACGATCGCATTTTGGTCGATCGGATTCGGTCTGATGTTCACTGATGGAAACGGCTGGATCGGAACCAGTGGCGGTTTCTTCCTAACCGGAGCAGACAACAGCCCCGCTACGGCTGACGCTTACCAAGGAGTCTTCTCTGCATTGAATTGGGCAGGCGTTCCTTTGGCTGCAAAATTCTTCTTCCAGCTAGTGTTTGCTGGAACCGCAGCCACGATCGTGTCTGGTGCAGTGGCTGAACGAATCAAGTTCGTTGACTTCTTGATTTTCAGCTTGCTCCTAGTTGGGGTTGCTTACCCAATTACAGGTCACTGGATCTGGGGTGGCGGCTGGTTGTACAAGTTCGGATTCTATGACTTTGCAGGTTCGACCGTGGTTCACGCGGTTGGAGGTTGGGCAGCCCTGATGGGTGCAGCGTTCCTCGGTCCGAGAATTGGCAAGTACAACTCTGATAAGTCTGCAAATGCAATTCCGCCTCACAACATGAGCATCGCAACTTTGGGTGCTTTGATTCTGTGGTTAGGTTGGTTCGGATTTAACCCCGGTTCGACCATGAGCGTGGGTAACGGTTCTTTGATCTCTCACATTGCATTGACCACGAACACGGGTGGTGCGTTTGGTGCGATCGCGGCAACGATCGTGGCTTGGGCACTCCTCGGTAAGCCCGATTTGTCGATGACGATTAATGGTCTGTTGGCTGGTTTGGTGGCAGTTACCGCGCCTTGTGCGTTCATCACCGTTCCTTCTGCGGCAATCATTGGTGCAATTGGTGGAATCTTAGTCGTGTTCGCGGTTGGATTTTTCGACAAGTTGAACATTGATGATCCAGTTGGCGCGATCGCGGTTCACTTGGTGAATGGTATCTGGGGAACTTTGGCACTCGGTCTGTTTGCAGTGGGACCCAGCGATCAGCCTGGTGCGCTCTATGCCGCCGGTCCGTTGGCAGGTCTGTTCGCGGGCGGTGGATTCAATCAGCTTTGGATTCAGTTCGTCGGAACGATTACAGTCGGCGGTTTCACCGTCCTCATCTCTAGCATCTTCTGGGTGATTCTGAAGTCTACATTGGGTATCCGTGTGACGGCTGAAGAGGAGATCGAAGGCTTGGATATTGGCGAACATGGCATGGAAGCTTACGCGGGATTTGCGAAAGAAAGCTCATTTGGAGCATCGAGCAACTATCCGAGCAGCGCTTCTGAAGCAACGAAATATCAGTAA
- a CDS encoding SsrA-binding protein (similar to AA sequence:cyanobase_aa:LBDG_41850): MSEKKTEGIKIVSDNRQARFQYEILETYETGIELVGTEVKSIREGRVNLRDGFALVRNSEVFLHNVHISPHKTASLVFNHEPTRTRKLLLKKDEIRKLVGKVEQQGLTLVPLKMYMKRGWVKVDLALVRGKKLYDKREDSKRRDDQRDMQRAMKNR, from the coding sequence ATGAGCGAGAAGAAGACCGAAGGCATCAAAATTGTTAGCGATAACCGTCAGGCTCGGTTTCAGTACGAGATTCTAGAAACCTACGAGACGGGGATCGAGCTAGTGGGAACCGAAGTGAAGTCGATTCGAGAAGGACGAGTCAACTTGCGAGACGGATTCGCACTGGTTCGCAATAGCGAAGTTTTTCTACACAACGTGCACATTTCACCGCACAAGACCGCGAGCCTCGTGTTTAATCATGAGCCGACTCGAACTCGTAAGTTATTGCTGAAAAAAGATGAAATTCGGAAGTTGGTCGGAAAAGTTGAACAGCAAGGTTTAACCCTGGTTCCACTGAAGATGTATATGAAGCGCGGTTGGGTCAAAGTCGATCTGGCGCTAGTTCGCGGTAAGAAACTGTACGACAAGCGAGAAGATTCTAAACGGCGCGATGATCAACGGGATATGCAACGGGCAATGAAAAATCGATAA
- a CDS encoding ammonium transporter (similar to AA sequence:cyanobase_aa:LBDG_41830): MLGEGQKSVFRKTMWTALTTLALLSIPVMGSALADPATAESAKAAADQATIQGDTAWMLVSAALVLLMTPGLAFFYGGFVRSRNVLNTMMMSFILMGIVGVSWVLWGYSLSFAPGTPFIGGLQWLFLNGVGLETTDYLKGSQPDAVVSYAATIPHQLFMIYQAMFAIITPALISGAIVERMSFKAYFWFIVLWSSILYPIFAHMVWAKGGFLGLYGGLGALDFAGGTVVHISSGVSALVAAWVLGARRTFPNQPAAPHNVPYILLGAGLLWFGWFGFNGGSALASGALATTAFVATTTSASAAGLMWVILEWVLRGKPTAVGIATGAVAGLVGITPAAGFVTPVASILIGFITATVCFFAVSLKAKLQFDDSLDTFPVHGVGGTVGAILTGIFATKSVNSAGADGLLYGNPSQVITQIEAVAITYVLAAIGTYVILKVLQAVFGTLRVDPDAEFQGVDVNEHGEEGYGEELGSAFTMSRVE; encoded by the coding sequence ATGCTTGGCGAAGGTCAAAAGTCAGTGTTTAGAAAAACAATGTGGACGGCGCTTACAACGTTGGCGCTTTTAAGTATTCCGGTTATGGGTAGTGCCCTGGCTGATCCAGCAACGGCTGAATCGGCAAAAGCGGCAGCGGATCAAGCAACGATTCAAGGCGATACGGCGTGGATGCTCGTGTCTGCGGCTTTGGTGTTGTTAATGACTCCAGGGTTGGCATTTTTCTATGGTGGGTTTGTTCGATCGAGAAATGTCCTCAATACGATGATGATGAGCTTCATCCTCATGGGAATTGTGGGCGTGTCCTGGGTTCTGTGGGGGTATAGCCTTTCATTTGCGCCAGGAACTCCGTTTATCGGTGGTTTGCAATGGCTATTCCTAAATGGGGTTGGGCTAGAAACGACTGATTATCTAAAAGGTAGTCAGCCGGATGCAGTTGTGTCTTATGCTGCAACGATTCCGCACCAGTTGTTCATGATTTATCAGGCGATGTTCGCGATCATTACACCTGCATTAATTTCGGGTGCGATCGTGGAACGGATGAGCTTCAAAGCTTACTTCTGGTTTATTGTGCTGTGGTCGAGCATTCTCTATCCGATTTTTGCTCACATGGTTTGGGCGAAAGGTGGATTCTTGGGACTGTACGGCGGTTTGGGCGCATTAGATTTTGCAGGCGGAACAGTGGTTCACATCAGTTCTGGTGTGTCTGCATTGGTCGCGGCTTGGGTGTTGGGTGCTCGAAGAACATTCCCGAATCAACCCGCTGCACCGCATAACGTTCCTTACATTCTGTTGGGTGCGGGCTTGCTATGGTTCGGTTGGTTTGGATTCAATGGTGGAAGTGCTTTGGCATCGGGAGCTTTGGCAACGACCGCTTTTGTGGCAACGACCACTTCTGCTTCGGCAGCAGGTTTGATGTGGGTGATTCTGGAATGGGTGCTGCGTGGAAAGCCGACCGCTGTTGGAATTGCAACGGGCGCGGTTGCTGGACTGGTGGGAATTACGCCAGCCGCAGGATTTGTCACTCCGGTTGCTTCGATCTTGATTGGTTTCATTACGGCAACGGTTTGCTTCTTTGCAGTGAGCTTGAAGGCAAAACTCCAGTTTGATGACTCGCTCGATACGTTCCCGGTTCACGGTGTGGGCGGAACAGTTGGCGCGATTTTGACGGGTATTTTTGCAACCAAGTCAGTGAATTCTGCGGGTGCAGATGGTTTGCTATATGGCAATCCGAGTCAGGTCATTACTCAGATTGAAGCGGTCGCGATTACCTATGTGCTTGCAGCGATCGGAACTTACGTCATTCTGAAAGTTCTCCAAGCCGTCTTTGGGACGCTGCGGGTTGACCCAGATGCGGAATTCCAAGGTGTAGACGTGAACGAACACGGTGAAGAAGGCTACGGTGAAGAGCTTGGTTCTGCCTTCACAATGAGCCGAGTCGAATAA
- a CDS encoding hypothetical protein (similar to AA sequence:cyanobase_aa:PCC8801_1721) produces MKQLKIVIEKHPDGYVAYPIGVVGAIVGQGDTYEEALSDVKSAIACYVEVFGKEMLKAYHQS; encoded by the coding sequence ATGAAGCAGCTTAAGATTGTGATCGAGAAGCATCCAGACGGCTATGTCGCTTATCCGATTGGTGTCGTCGGTGCGATCGTGGGGCAGGGCGACACTTACGAAGAAGCATTATCCGATGTGAAATCTGCGATCGCTTGCTATGTTGAAGTGTTTGGCAAGGAAATGTTGAAGGCTTATCATCAAAGCTGA
- a CDS encoding hypothetical protein (similar to AA sequence:cyanobase_aa:LBDG_04960), with amino-acid sequence MSVVTNVVLGTTLGLWFLGDRYFTEHLINPSAKPSMAAKAVEQPEIVAQAASMSLGRSLTYQDWVDLLSKEAKAMIKKKPDRLIVLAGDSLTLWFPQDLLPTDYTWLNQGISGETTSGLAKRLKLFDQAKPKAIFVMVGINDLLRGRPDQEVLDAQEDIINRLKKTHPKAKIVIQGLLPRAKESITTANATQVEALSNDRIFQFNRRLADLADQTGVEFLDLQGLFSDSEGFLRSELTTDGLHLSTQGYLVWRSAIQTFNQFALR; translated from the coding sequence TTGTCCGTGGTCACGAATGTTGTTTTGGGTACAACGTTGGGATTGTGGTTTTTGGGCGATCGCTATTTCACCGAACATTTGATCAATCCGTCTGCAAAACCGTCGATGGCTGCCAAAGCGGTCGAACAGCCTGAAATTGTGGCTCAAGCGGCATCAATGTCATTGGGTCGATCGCTGACTTATCAAGACTGGGTGGATTTGCTCAGCAAAGAAGCGAAGGCGATGATCAAGAAAAAGCCCGATCGCTTAATTGTTCTAGCAGGCGATTCTCTAACTCTTTGGTTTCCGCAAGACCTGTTACCGACCGATTACACCTGGCTGAATCAAGGCATTTCCGGTGAGACGACTTCAGGACTGGCGAAACGGTTAAAGCTGTTTGATCAAGCGAAACCGAAAGCAATTTTTGTGATGGTTGGGATCAATGACTTGCTTAGAGGTCGCCCGGATCAAGAGGTCTTAGACGCTCAAGAAGACATTATCAATCGATTAAAGAAAACACACCCGAAAGCCAAGATCGTGATTCAGGGACTTCTTCCTCGTGCGAAGGAATCGATTACGACTGCAAATGCAACTCAGGTCGAGGCATTGTCAAACGATCGTATTTTTCAGTTCAATCGTCGTCTCGCTGATTTAGCGGATCAAACAGGTGTAGAATTTCTCGATTTGCAAGGGCTTTTTTCTGACAGTGAAGGCTTTTTACGCTCAGAACTGACAACGGATGGATTGCATTTGAGTACTCAGGGCTATCTCGTTTGGCGATCGGCAATCCAAACTTTCAATCAATTCGCGCTCCGTTAG
- a CDS encoding 4-hydroxy-3-methylbut-2-enyl diphosphate reductase (similar to AA sequence:cyanobase_aa:LBDG_04950), with protein sequence MDTKAFKRSLNNSENYHRKGFGHDAEVAESMQSEYQSDLIQEIRDRAYTLKRGDVTIRLAQAFGFCWGVERAVAMAYETRQHFPTERIWITNEIIHNPSVNQRLREMNVLFTPVINGQKDFSEVAKGDVVILPAFGASVQEMQLLNDRGCTIVDTTCPWVSKVWNTVEKHKKGDYTSIIHGKYNHEETLATSSFAGKYLIVLNLAEAQYVADYILNGGNREEFLTKFRKACSAGFDPDRDLVQIGIANQTTMLKGETEQIGKLFEHTMLKKYPPNELNQHFLSFNTICDATQERQDAMFDLVKEKIDLMIVIGGYNSSNTTHLQEIAIDYKIPSYHIDCVERIKSRTEIEHKPLHQELAIAQNWLPDGEIVVGITSGASTPDKVVADIIERIFELKAAVPA encoded by the coding sequence ATGGATACCAAGGCGTTTAAGCGATCGCTCAATAATTCTGAGAACTATCACCGCAAAGGATTCGGACATGATGCCGAAGTCGCAGAATCGATGCAGTCTGAATATCAGAGCGATTTGATTCAAGAAATTCGCGATCGAGCTTATACGCTAAAACGCGGCGATGTAACGATTCGACTGGCGCAAGCATTCGGATTTTGTTGGGGGGTCGAACGTGCGGTGGCGATGGCATACGAAACTCGCCAACATTTCCCGACTGAACGAATTTGGATTACGAATGAGATTATTCACAATCCTTCGGTGAATCAGCGATTGCGGGAGATGAATGTTTTATTTACTCCGGTGATCAATGGACAGAAGGATTTCTCAGAAGTGGCGAAAGGCGATGTCGTGATTTTGCCTGCCTTTGGTGCGAGTGTTCAGGAAATGCAGTTGTTAAACGATCGAGGATGTACGATCGTTGATACGACTTGCCCTTGGGTTTCTAAAGTTTGGAACACGGTTGAGAAGCACAAAAAAGGCGATTACACCTCGATTATTCACGGCAAATATAATCATGAGGAAACGCTTGCAACCAGTTCTTTTGCTGGAAAGTATTTGATTGTTCTAAATCTCGCTGAAGCTCAATATGTAGCAGATTACATTTTGAATGGTGGAAATCGAGAAGAGTTTCTCACCAAATTCCGCAAAGCTTGTTCGGCTGGTTTTGATCCCGATCGCGATTTAGTTCAAATCGGAATTGCCAATCAAACCACAATGCTCAAAGGTGAAACTGAGCAAATCGGTAAATTGTTTGAACATACGATGCTGAAAAAATATCCACCGAATGAATTGAATCAGCATTTCTTAAGCTTCAATACGATTTGTGATGCGACTCAAGAGCGTCAAGATGCAATGTTTGATTTGGTGAAAGAAAAGATTGATTTAATGATTGTAATCGGTGGCTATAATTCCTCGAATACGACTCATTTACAAGAGATCGCGATCGACTATAAAATCCCCTCTTATCATATTGATTGTGTAGAGCGGATCAAGTCTCGAACCGAGATCGAACATAAACCCTTGCATCAAGAATTAGCGATCGCCCAAAATTGGCTTCCTGACGGCGAGATCGTGGTCGGCATTACCTCTGGCGCATCTACTCCTGATAAAGTCGTCGCTGACATCATCGAGCGAATCTTTGAACTCAAAGCCGCTGTCCCCGCATGA
- a CDS encoding hypothetical protein (similar to AA sequence:cyanobase_aa:Cyan7425_0744), which yields MQDIRKTDENQIDEEAIARSQAEALQAQISDRLDQLSLNGLQTVLDFAAFLLDKESEEATQELLEIPGFAERFAQAQEEIAKGQTKTLNQLKRKIA from the coding sequence ATGCAAGACATTCGGAAAACGGATGAGAATCAAATCGATGAAGAGGCAATCGCTCGATCGCAGGCAGAAGCATTACAAGCACAAATCAGCGATCGTTTAGATCAACTTTCCCTAAATGGCTTGCAAACAGTTCTAGATTTTGCTGCATTTCTACTTGATAAAGAAAGCGAGGAAGCGACTCAAGAACTGTTAGAAATTCCGGGATTCGCTGAACGGTTTGCCCAGGCTCAAGAAGAGATTGCCAAAGGTCAAACGAAGACGTTGAATCAACTTAAGAGAAAAATAGCTTAG